The following nucleotide sequence is from Paeniglutamicibacter kerguelensis.
TCAGCAGCGTCTGCGGGGCCTGGCCCAGCAAGAGGTAGATGACGGTGCAGACCGCGATGAAGGCCACGGTGATCAGGTTGCGGGTGCGCTCGGGGGTGGTGGACTTGGTGATGAAGGAAACCGAGGTGTAAGCGGCGCCGATCACGGAGGTCAGGGCCGCTGCCCAGAGGATGATGCCGAAGGACCGCATGCCGATTTCGCCTGCGGCAATGCCGAAGGCCTCGGCCGCCTTGTTGTCGGTGACCAGCACTGCGCCGCCGGCGACAACGCCGAGGACCGCCAGGAACAGCAGCACCCGCATGATGCCGGTGACAATGACGCCCAGGATCGAGCTCTTGGAGATGTCGCCGACGTTCTCGATGCCGGTGGCACCGGAGTCCAGCATGCGGTGCGCACCGGCGTAGGTGATGTAACCGCCGACGGTTCCACCGATCAGCGTGGTGATGATCAGGAAGTCGATCTGCTCCGGAAGCACCGCATTCTTCAGCGCCTCGCCCACCGGAGGGGCGGCAACGATGGCCACGTAGAGCATCAGCAGGATCATGATGGCGCCGAGCAGCACCACGATCTTGTCCAGGGCCATGCCGGCGCGCTTGGAGAGGAAGACAAGGATGGCAACGGCTGCAGAAATGGCGCCGCCGATCTTTGGGTCGATGCCGATCATGGCATTCATGCCCAGGCCGGTGCCGGCGATGTTGCCGATGTTGAAGACAATGCCGCCGATGAAGACGAGGACTGCAAGGGCCCAACCGGCGCCCGGGAGCACCTTGTTGCCAAGTTCCTGAGCGCGCAGGCCCGAGACGCCGATGATGCGCCAGACGTTAAGCTGTACTGCGATGTCCACGAGAATCGAAACGACAATAGCGAAGGCGAACGAAGCCCCGATCCTGACGGTGAATTCAGTGGTCTGGGTGATGAAGCCCGGGCCGATGGCGCTGGTCGCCATGAGGAACATGGCACCGAGGAGTGCCGTGCGCCGAGCTGAGGTACTGAGCTTCGGTTTTGTGCTGGGAGTAGCCATGATTCCGTCCATCAAGAGTGCGGGTGACAGCTGTCACAAGTGGGGAGCGATGAAAGGTACATTACATGTTGTTGAACAATCATGGCAAGAGGGTTGTTCAACAATTGAGGCAATTTGGGTGCGCCCACAATGCTTGGAGACCATCGTCCTCTCATTGAAACGCCCCGACCCATAGGAGACAACACCTATTCGAAAGCAATAGCCCTACTACGGTCCCGTCACCATGAAGAAGGCGGAACCGACCTCCCCAAGCTGCCCCCTCACCAAGCCGGCGCGGAGTCATTCAACGGACAACGACGACACCACGGTGCGCACGCGCAACAATGAATCCGAGGTCTGACCCGGACACAAGATTGATGGCATGGGGCAACGCTCGCCAGGCAGCAACCGGCGAGCGTCGGCAAACAGCCCAAACAGCAAATGCCGCCGACCCGAACCTGATGTTTTCACAGGGTTCGCGCCGACGGCATTATGCGTTGGTTGGGCTCAGAGCTTGTGCTCATATGTCAGGCAGTCGGCATTGTCCGCACCAGGACCAACGCGAACCTCTTTGGCAGCACACATGAGGTGATCATTGTGTGAGCATTCGGAGCGCTGACAGGCACCAACCGAAGCCAGGACCTTCGGCAAACCGCCATGGACGCCGGTGTCAATAAACGTGGCGCACTGGGCATGGTCCTCATTGCCGCCGATGGTGATTCCAGAGGCACCGCAATGCGAATGATCATTGAACGAACAATTTGCCACGGCGCATTCGGCGACGGGGACAGAAACAGTCATGACATTCTCCCAAGATTGGCAGCCACGCGGAATTCGAGCCGCTAGTCCACCCACCATACGCCCGGAAGCAACAATTAAATTAGTGCTGATTTTCGGCCCTAATTTCGTCGGCGAAGCATAGGATCACGCCCTCCTTGCGGCATGTTATGGCCAACCTTTCATGCCCTTTTGCCTGCAACCCGTATGACATTGCGCGTGACCGCGATCACACACGCAGCCCCTTCCGCCTGTAGCCTGAAAGAGTGAAATTTCTCAATGACGCACAACCTGCCCATGACCTGACCTACAGTGACACGTTCATGGTCCCGTCCCGTTCAGCGGTGGCCTCGCGCAGCGGCGTGGATCTCGTGACCCCGGATCGCGTGGGGACCACGATCCCGCTGGTCGTGTCCAACATGACCGCGGTGGCCGGAAAGCGCATGGCCGAAACCGTAGCCCGACGCGGCGGCATCGCCATCCTGCCGCAGGATATCTCGCTTGCGGCGATCCAAGACATGGTTTCCAAGGTGAAGCGGGCGCATACCGTCTTCGAGACCCCCATTACCGTCAACGTCAACGACAGTGTTTCAACGGCCATGGCATTGCTTGGCAAGCGCTCCCACGGCGCGGCCGTCGTGTTGGACGGCCATCGTCCGGTTGGAATCATCGCCGAGAAAGATTGCCTTGAGGTGGACCGCTTCACCCCGATCCATCAGGTCATGACAACCGAAATCGTCACGGTTAATCAGGATGCCGATCTGGATTCGGTTTTTGACACTCTCACCACCCGGCATCTGGGCATGGTGCCGGTGCTCAATGGCGAGCATCTGGCCGGAGTACTCACCCGCAAGGGAGTGCTCCGTTCCTCCATGTACACCCCGGCCATCGATCCGGACGGGCGCCTCATGGTCGGTGCTGCCGTGGGCATCAATGGCGACGTTCATGCGAAGACACTCGCGTTGCTCGAAGCCGGCGTGGACGTCATCGTCGTGGATACGGCCCACGGCCATCAGGAAAAGATGATCGAAGCGCTTCCCCTGGTGGTTGCCGCACGTGATGAGTTTGCCCAGCGAACCGGCCGACGCCTGCAGATCGCCGCCGGAAACGTTGTCTCCTCAGCCGGCACCAGGGACCTGATGGCCGCGGGCGCAGACATCTTGAAGGTCGGCGTTGGCCCCGGCGCCATGTGCACCACCCGCATGATGACGGGAGTCGGGCGGCCCCAGTTCTCGGCGGTGCTGGAGTGCGCAACCGCCGCCCAAGAGCTTGGTGCCGAGGTCTGGGCCGACGGCGGCGTGAAGTACCCGCGCGATGTCGCACTGGCACTGGCTGCCGGCGCGGCATCGGTCATGATTGGTTCATGGTTTGCAGGTACCTACGAATCCGCGGGCGACCTGGCCAGCGACGGGCAAGGCCGCCTCTACAAGGAGAGTTTCGGAATGGCCTCGGCGCGTGCCGTCCAGCAGCGCACCCGACACCAGTCCGCATTCGAACGGGCCCGGGCCTCGCTCTTTGAGGAAGGCATTTCGCATTCGCGGATGTACCTGGACCCACAGCGTCCCGGCGTGGAAGACCTGATCGATTCCATCATTTCCGGGGTGCGCTCATCCTTCAGCTACGCGGGGGCCTCGTCCATTGCGGAGTTCCGTGAACGCGTGATCGTGGGCATCCAGTCGGCAGCCGGCTACGACGAGGGACGCCCGCGCGACACTTCGTGGTGAGGCACCTCCGGCTGCTTCCCCAAGATACCGGTCACAGCCAGGGCACTGCGCCCTGGCTGTGTTCGAACACCAACGACGTCTGGGTGGTTGCCACAGCGGGGTTTGCCGAGAGATTGTCGAGCACAAACTGACGCACGTCGTTTGAATCCCGCACCGCAACATGGATCAGGAAGTCGTCGGCGCCGCCCAGAAAAAACAGCTGGGTGACGCCCGGCTTGGCCCGCATTTCCTCGGCGAAGGTCGACATCAGGTGCCGGGCGCCCGGACGGATCTTCACAAAAATCAGCGCTTCGAGGGCGTGGCCCAAGACGACCGGATCGATTTCCAGGGTGAAACGGCGGATGACCCCGGCGGAGCGCAGGGCGTTGAGTCGTGCCAGGCACGTTGAGGGGGCTATGCCCAGTTCCTCTGCCAAGGAGTTGTTGGTGCGGCGCGCGTTTTCGGTGAGCATGCGCAGCAACCCGCGGTCGATGTCGTCCAGTTCGACCGGATTGGTCGGCCGAAGATTCTTTGCTGTAATGGCCACCGAGCTACCCGACTTTCGCAATCATTTTCCGTTTTCATCGATAGTACCGATGAAAATTCGCAAAATACCCCAACGCGCCGCAGCAAGAATGGTTTGGAATGCGCCGTGGCCGCGGCAGTGGTTGCGGTGGTTAGCCGTCTTGCCGGCGGTAGCGGATCCAGGTGAAGGTCACGATGGCCACGACCAGCGCACCTGCGACAATCCACTGCCAACCCAAGGCGATCCACGCGTAGATGACTGCCATTCCCACGGTGGAATATATGGTGGCCCAGATGAGGCAACCGACGATGACCGAAGGGATGTACCTGGCCAGGGGCATGCGGGCCACCCCGGCGCTGGCGTTGACCGCGGTCTGGATTCCCACCGTCATGAATGAGAGCGGGATGGCGAAGATTCCCCACCTTTGGATGAATCGTTCGGCGCGCTGGTAGATCGGGCCGGTCATCAGGTGCTGGAATCTAGTGTGTTTCACGCCGGCGGCGATGCCGCGGCCGAGCCAATAAGTGGTGTTGGCCCGCGCCATGGCCAACAGGAACAGAAATGCATAAGCCCAACCAAAGGGTGCATCTCGTAACCAGTCCATGGTCAAAGCCTATCGGTGCGTTGCATCTATTTGGGCGTTTGGTGAGCCAGATGACACCCTTCACTCACACCGGTTGTTCGGCGCAGCCACTTGAGCGGGGTGCGGCCCTGCCCCGTCAGGGAACCGAACGGATGTTGCGCACGAGAAGCGCACCGACCAACCCGATGCACGCCGCGACGACAAACAACGCCGTGTAGCTTCCGAGAACCGTCACGGCGAAGAACGCCAGCGCCGGGGCAATGACCTGCGGCAGGGAATTGGCGATATTGATGACGCCCATGTCCTTGGCCCGCGCACGCGCCGACGGTAAAACCTGGGTCAGCAAGGCAAAGTCAACGGCCAGGTAGGCGCCAAAGCCGAACCCGAGAACCGCCGCACCAAGAATCGCTCCGAGGAAATTCTGGGAAACCGCAAGGATCAGCGCCGAGCAGGCCACCACCACCGAAGAGAAAATAACGTAGACTTTGCGCTTGCCGCTCTTGTCGCTCAACGGTCCAAAAATCACGGCGCTAATGATCACCATCACGGCATATGTACCAGTCAGAACCAGTACGCCAGCCGCCGGATCCGGATGCTTGACCACATCGGTGAGGAAAAATAGAAGGTAAACGATGGTCATTTGGTTGCCGGTGTTCATCATCAAGCGGGTCAACCAGGCCCAACCGAAGTCCGGGTGCTTGGCAGGGTTGATCCAGAAGCCCCTGGCGAATTCGCCCAGCTTGAACGGTGTCCGGTATTCCTTGGGCAGCTGCGGATCATTCGGTCGCAGCACGTAGGGGATAACCGAAACAACCAATGCCACGGCGCAAATCATGTAACCAACGGCGACATTGCCAGAAATCACGAATCCGACCACGGCACCGAGAAGAATGCCGACCGTCTGGCCCATCGCGGCCAATCCGCCAACGGACCCCCGTTTGGCCAATGGAACACGATCGGGAACCGCGGCGGTCACCGTCGAATATGCCGCGTTGACCGCGGCCTGCAGTGCGCACCAACCAATGAGCATCAGTCCCACTGTCGTGGCGCCGGAGAGCATCAACAACGAAGCTGCACCAAGAATGGCACCGGCAAGAATCCACGGAGAGCGGCGCCCCATTTTGGAAACGGTGCGGTCCGACAGTGCCCCGAAGAGAGGATTTGAGACAAGCGCCACGGCTGCACCGCAGGCGGTCACCAATGACAGGATTGCTTCCTTGTTTCCTGCGTCAATGGCAGTCGCCTGCAACCCCAGCAGGATATTCAATGGCGCAAAGATGACAATATTGATGCCCAGGTTGACCAGCACCACCGAGGTGATCCACCCGCGGGAGACCTTTTTCGTGGGTGCTCGCAGCGCTT
It contains:
- a CDS encoding NRAMP family divalent metal transporter, whose translation is MATPSTKPKLSTSARRTALLGAMFLMATSAIGPGFITQTTEFTVRIGASFAFAIVVSILVDIAVQLNVWRIIGVSGLRAQELGNKVLPGAGWALAVLVFIGGIVFNIGNIAGTGLGMNAMIGIDPKIGGAISAAVAILVFLSKRAGMALDKIVVLLGAIMILLMLYVAIVAAPPVGEALKNAVLPEQIDFLIITTLIGGTVGGYITYAGAHRMLDSGATGIENVGDISKSSILGVIVTGIMRVLLFLAVLGVVAGGAVLVTDNKAAEAFGIAAGEIGMRSFGIILWAAALTSVIGAAYTSVSFITKSTTPERTRNLITVAFIAVCTVIYLLLGQAPQTLLIFAGAFNGLILPFGLAILLYAAWRRKDLLHGYAYPKWLLLIGVATWLLTLFLGWNSLAGLAKLWA
- a CDS encoding DUF1540 domain-containing protein, which encodes MTVSVPVAECAVANCSFNDHSHCGASGITIGGNEDHAQCATFIDTGVHGGLPKVLASVGACQRSECSHNDHLMCAAKEVRVGPGADNADCLTYEHKL
- a CDS encoding GuaB1 family IMP dehydrogenase-related protein; translated protein: MKFLNDAQPAHDLTYSDTFMVPSRSAVASRSGVDLVTPDRVGTTIPLVVSNMTAVAGKRMAETVARRGGIAILPQDISLAAIQDMVSKVKRAHTVFETPITVNVNDSVSTAMALLGKRSHGAAVVLDGHRPVGIIAEKDCLEVDRFTPIHQVMTTEIVTVNQDADLDSVFDTLTTRHLGMVPVLNGEHLAGVLTRKGVLRSSMYTPAIDPDGRLMVGAAVGINGDVHAKTLALLEAGVDVIVVDTAHGHQEKMIEALPLVVAARDEFAQRTGRRLQIAAGNVVSSAGTRDLMAAGADILKVGVGPGAMCTTRMMTGVGRPQFSAVLECATAAQELGAEVWADGGVKYPRDVALALAAGAASVMIGSWFAGTYESAGDLASDGQGRLYKESFGMASARAVQQRTRHQSAFERARASLFEEGISHSRMYLDPQRPGVEDLIDSIISGVRSSFSYAGASSIAEFRERVIVGIQSAAGYDEGRPRDTSW
- a CDS encoding Lrp/AsnC family transcriptional regulator, whose translation is MAITAKNLRPTNPVELDDIDRGLLRMLTENARRTNNSLAEELGIAPSTCLARLNALRSAGVIRRFTLEIDPVVLGHALEALIFVKIRPGARHLMSTFAEEMRAKPGVTQLFFLGGADDFLIHVAVRDSNDVRQFVLDNLSANPAVATTQTSLVFEHSQGAVPWL
- a CDS encoding DedA family protein, giving the protein MDWLRDAPFGWAYAFLFLLAMARANTTYWLGRGIAAGVKHTRFQHLMTGPIYQRAERFIQRWGIFAIPLSFMTVGIQTAVNASAGVARMPLARYIPSVIVGCLIWATIYSTVGMAVIYAWIALGWQWIVAGALVVAIVTFTWIRYRRQDG
- a CDS encoding MFS transporter yields the protein MPTEDGLTGTLPEALRAPTKKVSRGWITSVVLVNLGINIVIFAPLNILLGLQATAIDAGNKEAILSLVTACGAAVALVSNPLFGALSDRTVSKMGRRSPWILAGAILGAASLLMLSGATTVGLMLIGWCALQAAVNAAYSTVTAAVPDRVPLAKRGSVGGLAAMGQTVGILLGAVVGFVISGNVAVGYMICAVALVVSVIPYVLRPNDPQLPKEYRTPFKLGEFARGFWINPAKHPDFGWAWLTRLMMNTGNQMTIVYLLFFLTDVVKHPDPAAGVLVLTGTYAVMVIISAVIFGPLSDKSGKRKVYVIFSSVVVACSALILAVSQNFLGAILGAAVLGFGFGAYLAVDFALLTQVLPSARARAKDMGVINIANSLPQVIAPALAFFAVTVLGSYTALFVVAACIGLVGALLVRNIRSVP